In bacterium YEK0313, one genomic interval encodes:
- the ddpF_2 gene encoding putative D,D-dipeptide transport ATP-binding protein DdpF, translating to MPEPVILKVEDLAVHFPLGGGLLGGPRRVVHAVNGVDLELKRGECLGLVGESGCGKSTLALAMLGLQPPTRGRIVVDGTEVGSAAIDRKARARVAQMVFQDPYSSLNPRQTVHKTLADPLRLHGISAASEIDGRVEAMLARVGLRADAAERYPHEFSGGQRQRIGIARALILEPKIVILDEPVSALDVSIRAQIINLLLELKATLGLSYIMISHDLGVVEHMSDRVAVMYLGRIVESGPWEEIFARPGHPYTRALIAAIPDPFKLSRGTRISGEIPNPLDPPTGCSFHPRCPEARDACRVPPIPDLDEVGTGHFVRCRRFHEIGRMQPAAAEA from the coding sequence ATGCCTGAGCCCGTCATCCTCAAGGTGGAAGACCTCGCCGTGCATTTCCCGCTCGGCGGCGGGCTGCTCGGCGGGCCGCGGCGTGTGGTCCATGCGGTCAACGGCGTCGACCTCGAGCTGAAGCGCGGCGAGTGCCTCGGCCTCGTCGGCGAATCCGGCTGCGGCAAGTCGACGCTTGCGCTTGCCATGCTCGGCCTGCAGCCGCCGACCCGCGGCCGCATCGTTGTCGACGGCACCGAGGTCGGCAGCGCAGCCATCGACCGCAAGGCGCGGGCGAGGGTGGCCCAGATGGTGTTCCAGGATCCCTATTCCTCGCTCAATCCGCGCCAGACGGTGCACAAGACGCTGGCCGATCCGCTGCGGCTGCACGGCATCAGCGCGGCTTCCGAGATCGACGGGCGGGTCGAGGCGATGCTCGCGCGCGTCGGGCTCAGGGCCGATGCCGCGGAACGCTATCCGCACGAATTTTCCGGCGGCCAGCGCCAGCGCATCGGCATTGCCCGTGCGCTTATCCTGGAGCCGAAGATCGTCATCCTGGACGAACCCGTCTCGGCGCTCGACGTGTCGATCCGGGCGCAGATCATCAACCTGCTGCTCGAGCTGAAGGCGACGCTCGGGCTGTCCTATATCATGATCAGCCACGATCTCGGCGTGGTCGAGCATATGAGCGACAGGGTCGCCGTCATGTATCTCGGCCGGATCGTCGAGAGCGGGCCGTGGGAGGAGATCTTCGCCCGGCCGGGCCATCCCTATACGCGGGCGCTGATCGCTGCGATTCCGGATCCGTTCAAGCTGAGCCGCGGCACCAGGATCTCGGGCGAAATCCCCAATCCGCTCGATCCGCCCACAGGCTGCAGCTTTCATCCGCGCTGCCCGGAGGCGCGGGATGCCTGCCGCGTGCCGCCGATCCCTGATCTCGACGAGGTTGGCACCGGCCATTTCGTCCGCTGCCGCCGCTTTCATGAGATCGGCCGGATGCAGCCTGCCGCGGCCGAGGCCTGA
- the gsiC_11 gene encoding Glutathione transport system permease protein GsiC, whose amino-acid sequence MIRFVVRRLVQAVPIILAVAALIFILFSVIPGTFASSLGDDGRTVIDPAVMERMNKELGLSDPVHVRFGNYVLKLAQLDLGTSFRTRQSVGSMLMARLWPTAQLTFAAMVFAIVFGVALGFIAALKPGSLLDTLSMVGAVSGLSLPKFWLGLLLMYLFALQLGWLPSFGYGNGGLSHLILPAVTLGVAPMALLARTTRAAVLDIMNADFVRTARSKGMSESRVVRWHLARNALVIVLTTIGLQFGTVIGQAVVVEKLFAWPGLGSLLVDSVTLRDIPVVQGAILFIVLLFLVINTLVDVLCAIVDPRIKYT is encoded by the coding sequence ATGATCCGTTTCGTCGTGCGCCGCCTCGTTCAGGCCGTACCCATCATCCTGGCCGTCGCAGCCCTCATCTTCATCCTGTTCAGCGTCATTCCCGGCACCTTCGCCTCCAGCCTCGGCGACGACGGCCGCACCGTCATCGACCCGGCCGTGATGGAGCGCATGAACAAGGAGCTTGGCCTCTCCGACCCGGTTCATGTCCGGTTCGGCAACTATGTCCTGAAGCTCGCCCAGCTCGACCTCGGCACCTCGTTCCGCACCCGCCAGTCGGTCGGCTCCATGCTGATGGCCCGGCTCTGGCCGACCGCCCAGCTCACCTTCGCGGCCATGGTCTTCGCCATCGTCTTCGGCGTCGCGCTCGGTTTCATCGCGGCGCTGAAGCCCGGCAGCCTGCTCGACACATTGTCCATGGTCGGTGCCGTTTCGGGACTGTCGCTGCCGAAATTCTGGCTCGGCCTGCTGCTCATGTACCTCTTCGCGCTGCAGCTCGGCTGGCTGCCGAGCTTCGGCTACGGCAATGGGGGCTTAAGCCACCTGATCCTGCCGGCGGTGACGCTCGGCGTCGCGCCAATGGCGCTGCTCGCGCGCACCACCCGCGCCGCCGTACTGGACATCATGAATGCCGATTTCGTCCGCACCGCCCGTTCCAAGGGCATGAGCGAAAGCCGGGTGGTGCGCTGGCATCTCGCGCGCAATGCGCTGGTCATTGTGCTCACCACGATCGGCCTGCAGTTCGGCACGGTGATCGGCCAGGCCGTGGTGGTCGAGAAGCTGTTCGCCTGGCCGGGCCTCGGCTCGCTGCTGGTCGACAGCGTCACCCTGCGCGACATTCCGGTGGTGCAGGGCGCGATCCTGTTCATCGTGCTGCTTTTCCTCGTCATCAACACGCTGGTCGACGTGCTCTGCGCCATCGTCGATCCGCGCATCAAATATACCTGA
- the dcyD gene encoding D-cysteine desulfhydrase, whose translation MTLDHLPRLPLAAAPTPVEPLARLGAELGIDLSAKRDDFTGFGGGGNKVRKLEFLMADARAKGASVVLTAGGLQSNHARITAAAARRCGMTPVLVLRGEKPPAAQGNLLLDHLFGAEIDYLDAARFPAEHEARMQALGAAAEARGETPYVIPVGGSNALGAAGYVACARELAEQYRAAGRPAPDVLVVPVGSGGTLAGLVAGCALAWPQTRIVGIPVSISPVPFAERVARLANAVAALVGIDRRWQPAEIIVDENHVGPGYAIMSEAGNAAIRHAARAEGLLLDPVYTAKGFAGLIGSVEAGVIRRGSSVLFLHTGGTPALFHYGEALLG comes from the coding sequence ATGACACTCGACCATCTGCCCCGCCTGCCGCTCGCCGCCGCGCCGACACCGGTCGAGCCGCTGGCGCGGCTCGGCGCCGAACTCGGCATCGATCTCAGCGCCAAGCGCGACGATTTCACCGGCTTCGGTGGCGGCGGCAACAAGGTGCGCAAGCTCGAATTCCTGATGGCCGATGCCAGGGCGAAGGGAGCGAGCGTCGTGCTCACCGCCGGCGGCCTGCAATCGAACCATGCGCGCATCACCGCGGCGGCGGCGCGCCGCTGCGGCATGACGCCGGTCCTGGTGCTGCGCGGCGAGAAGCCGCCGGCGGCGCAAGGCAACCTCCTGCTCGACCATCTGTTCGGCGCGGAGATCGACTATCTCGACGCGGCCCGCTTTCCGGCCGAGCACGAGGCGCGCATGCAGGCCCTCGGCGCCGCGGCGGAGGCGCGCGGCGAGACCCCCTATGTCATCCCGGTGGGAGGCTCCAATGCCCTCGGCGCGGCGGGCTATGTCGCCTGCGCCCGCGAACTGGCCGAGCAGTACCGCGCGGCCGGGCGGCCTGCGCCCGACGTGCTGGTCGTGCCGGTCGGCTCCGGCGGTACGCTTGCCGGCCTCGTCGCCGGCTGCGCGCTGGCCTGGCCGCAAACCCGGATCGTCGGGATACCGGTCAGCATCAGCCCGGTGCCTTTCGCGGAGCGTGTCGCCAGGCTCGCCAATGCGGTGGCCGCGCTCGTCGGCATCGACCGGCGCTGGCAGCCCGCCGAGATCATCGTCGACGAGAACCATGTCGGTCCCGGCTACGCGATCATGAGCGAAGCGGGCAATGCCGCGATCCGGCATGCCGCCCGGGCGGAGGGCCTGCTGCTCGATCCCGTCTATACGGCCAAGGGTTTTGCCGGGCTCATCGGCTCGGTCGAGGCGGGTGTCATCCGGCGCGGCAGCTCCGTGCTGTTCCTGCATACCGGGGGCACGCCGGCGCTGTTTCATTACGGCGAGGCGCTGCTCGGATAG
- the gsiD_11 gene encoding Glutathione transport system permease protein GsiD yields the protein MKLNASLVIGGISLAVVVVAGVFAPWLAHSDPVLDANLMNAELPPGAEFWFGTDAQGRDIYSRVLYGARISLTVGIISQLINTVIGVALGLSAGYWGGWWDDFVSGLTNMMLSIPSLIFALAIMAVLSPGLTSLLIALGLTNWSFTCRLARASALSLKSQGYVQAAKTLGYSDIRIMLTQLLPNMLGPIIVIGTLGIGGAVLAEATLSFLGLGIRPPFPSWGSMLSDAREQISTAPWISVFPGLAIFVTVLGLNLLGDGLRDILDPQSRSRRS from the coding sequence ATGAAGCTCAATGCCAGTCTCGTCATCGGCGGCATCTCGCTCGCGGTCGTGGTGGTGGCCGGGGTGTTCGCGCCCTGGCTCGCCCATTCCGACCCGGTGCTCGACGCCAACCTGATGAATGCCGAGCTGCCGCCGGGCGCCGAATTCTGGTTCGGCACCGATGCCCAGGGGCGCGACATCTACAGCCGCGTGCTCTACGGCGCGCGCATCTCGCTCACCGTCGGCATCATCTCGCAGCTCATCAACACGGTGATCGGCGTCGCGCTCGGCCTGTCCGCCGGCTACTGGGGCGGCTGGTGGGACGATTTCGTCTCTGGCCTCACCAATATGATGCTGTCGATCCCCTCGCTGATCTTCGCGCTGGCGATCATGGCCGTGCTCAGTCCCGGTCTCACCAGTCTCCTCATCGCGCTCGGCCTCACCAACTGGTCGTTCACCTGCCGCCTGGCGCGCGCCTCGGCGCTGTCGCTGAAAAGCCAGGGCTATGTCCAGGCGGCGAAGACCCTCGGCTACAGCGACATCCGGATCATGCTGACCCAGCTCCTGCCCAACATGCTCGGCCCGATCATCGTCATCGGCACGCTCGGCATCGGCGGCGCGGTGCTGGCGGAGGCGACCCTGTCCTTCCTCGGCCTCGGCATCCGCCCGCCGTTCCCGAGCTGGGGCAGCATGCTCTCCGACGCCCGCGAGCAGATCTCCACCGCGCCCTGGATCTCGGTCTTCCCGGGCCTTGCCATCTTCGTCACCGTGCTCGGCCTCAACCTGCTCGGCGACGGGTTGCGCGACATTCTCGACCCGCAGTCGCGGAGCCGACGGTCATGA
- the oppD_9 gene encoding Oligopeptide transport ATP-binding protein OppD → MTDQPLLEVENLRIDLSVGERRFAAVEDVSFSIRRGETYGLVGESGCGKSITTLALMGLLKPPLSIGGGTIRFEGREIQGLGPSELRKLRGDRISMIFQEPMTALNPLQPVGRQIAEMFVLHRGASWPDARRQAVEALASVKVPAPERRVKDYPHQLSGGMRQRVMIAIALACGPDLLLADEPTTALDVTVQAEILDLIRELSAAKGTAVLMISHDLGLIANMCRRVGVMYAGRLVEERAAADVFKSPSHPYTGGLVASLPLLGARGRHGQKKLNEIAGVVPPVTAFPAGCRFNPRCGARTDICERQDPDATPLAGGGLVRCHHHA, encoded by the coding sequence ATGACCGATCAGCCGCTTCTCGAGGTCGAGAACCTGAGGATCGACCTTTCCGTCGGCGAGCGCCGCTTCGCGGCGGTCGAGGACGTCTCCTTCAGCATCCGGCGCGGCGAGACCTATGGGCTGGTCGGCGAATCCGGCTGCGGCAAGAGCATCACGACGCTCGCGCTGATGGGGCTGCTGAAGCCGCCGCTCAGCATCGGCGGCGGCACCATCCGCTTCGAGGGGCGCGAGATCCAGGGCCTCGGTCCCTCGGAACTGCGCAAGCTGCGCGGCGACCGCATCTCGATGATCTTCCAGGAACCGATGACGGCGCTCAATCCGCTGCAGCCCGTCGGCCGGCAGATCGCCGAAATGTTCGTGCTGCACCGGGGAGCCTCCTGGCCGGACGCCCGGCGCCAAGCCGTCGAGGCGCTCGCCAGCGTCAAGGTGCCGGCGCCCGAGCGGCGGGTGAAGGACTATCCGCACCAGCTTTCCGGCGGCATGCGCCAGCGCGTGATGATCGCGATCGCGCTCGCCTGCGGGCCGGACCTCCTGCTCGCCGACGAGCCGACGACCGCGCTGGACGTGACCGTGCAGGCGGAGATCCTCGACCTCATCCGCGAGCTCTCGGCGGCCAAGGGCACCGCCGTCCTGATGATCAGCCACGACCTCGGGCTGATCGCCAACATGTGCCGCAGGGTCGGCGTCATGTATGCCGGCCGCCTCGTCGAGGAGCGCGCGGCCGCCGACGTGTTCAAGAGCCCGAGCCATCCCTATACCGGCGGGCTCGTCGCCTCTCTGCCGCTGCTCGGCGCCCGCGGGCGGCACGGGCAGAAGAAGCTCAACGAAATTGCCGGCGTGGTGCCGCCGGTGACCGCCTTTCCGGCCGGCTGCCGGTTCAACCCGCGCTGCGGCGCCCGGACCGACATCTGCGAGCGGCAGGATCCGGATGCGACGCCGCTCGCCGGCGGCGGCCTCGTGAGGTGCCACCATCATGCCTGA